The sequence accaatttatttgagcataagctttcgtgagctacagctcacttcacgaaagcttatgctcaaataaattggttagtctctaaggtgccacaagtactccttttctttttgcgaatacagactaacacggctgttactctgaaacttttctccTTCAGTTCCTCATTAAAAATCTTCTATAGTTTTGATCTTCACTAAAGTTGGATTTGATTTCAGCTACATCAGCCCTTAACAATCACATGTTAGTGGAGAGTTAAGAGAGGCAAAATCCACCTGTCAACCACAGGGAAAGTCCTTCTCTTGGCTGTATTCCCAGTCTGAGTTGAAACAATGGTCTCCGTGATTCCACCACTTGCTTGGGTGTTGTGATCATTAAATTGCATGACTTCCACTCCAGGCCTGCCATTATTGCTGGCTTTTCCAAGCTAGGTGTGGGGCTTAAGTCATGCAGGTGGTGGTATGGACCCTCTGTACCAGGGTGAACTTTACCTTGACCCTGTAGCCATGCCTTTTACACTGTTCAAGATATCCACTGCACCTGAATTAGGTTAAAAATGCTCAGGGCGGGGACCTTGTGTTTTTTTGTAGGTTTTTTTGGTAAAACATCACACTTGCTTTCAGAACTTGAAAAACAAGTATCAGATACAGTATTAGAGAATCAGTCAGCTTATTTGttcaaaacagattttttctCTGACTCTGCTTCCTCTCATGTCTTCTATTTTGAACTTGATTTATACTGTTTAAATCCTTATTGTGTAGCGCAGACATTATGACACTTTGGCAACtggaataatttattttcatCGATTTTATATGTTTCATTCCTTCAAACAGTTCCCAAGATATGTAAGTATTTACAGCATTGACTTCTTAATTCCATGGTTGCTTTAAGTATGGAATATTTAAAGTAGTGGCAACTAAGGAAGGCTGATGGCCTCATTTCTTAACTAAGGTCTCATTTCTTAACTAAAGCTTCATGTTTATGAATAATCCCCTGAAATATCTTGCCAAGGTTATAGTTTATgcatattgtttctttaaatGTTTAAGCTTTCTGTTAATATTGTGCTTTTCAGAGTTTCAGAAGTATGTCAGAAAAAGGATAATTTAGAGTATTTTAATTACATGTGATTTTTTAATTTACGATTTAATGTAGAAACAAGACCTGCTTTAAACACAAAGTATTAcacagttttcattttttccatgcaatgaaaattaaatgttttatcttGAATATCAAGGCTTAAAATGTAGTTCTTCTGTGCTCTAGAGTAAATAAGAATTGCTGTTACAATTTTGTTATGTTAATGTCATTCCCAAGAAGCTGTAATTTGTGATTTGCAGCAGGGGCTAAGTGGTCAAAGAAAAGACAAATTACATATATAATTACGTTTTTAAACCCCCTTGTGAAGCAATGCTCTCTATGCCAAGACAAAAACCTATGGctgtatttctttaaataaaataaaatgctactTAATGGGCTGTCTTCCAAAAGGTTATATTTACTTGGAAATAGCTAAAAAAGCTAAATTGTGTGTGTAATCATTTCATGAGCTTCTAATTCTATTAACCCTTCTCTGAGAAACAGCATCTCATAACCTGATTGTTGAAACTGACACTTAaaacacaatttgtttttaatatatagatGCGGCATAGTAGATTTAGACTTTCTGACAGAATTTTCTTTGTTAGGTGACTGGAGCCTGCTGTCTCTTCCTGGCAGGGAAAGTTGAAGAAACTCCAAAAAAATGTAAAGATATAATCAAAACAGCTCGTAGCTTACTAAATGATGTACAGTTTGGACAGTTTGGTGATGACccaaaggtaaaataatttattCATGCTTATATTATTCTTTTATTTAACTTAGCATTTTAATAGAGTTAATACTTGCGCTATATATTTCCAGGCTTTATTTCTCTTCTGAGGTAAAAGGAAAGTTGGATTCTCATTTGAAAAGGCACTGTCAACTTTATTCTTCAAGTTAGATAAATAAACCTAAATTTTAATTTTCTGGTACATTACCATGTATATAGTCTAACTTGCTTAAGTGTGTTTCAGCTTTCCTATTCCTTATAAGGTGTTTTCAGCAAAAGAGAAACTGATTGATTATACAGTGTAAACTGTGAAATTGACTACATAAAATGCTGTCAAATTCACAAAGTAAacgaactggaaaaaaaattgtcaatAATTTTCTTTCAGTTGTAGTAGTTGTAGATGTTAGTTTGTAACTATAGTATATAcacatttttcagacaaatacAACTTATTTTTAGTTAGATGCCATAACTTTAAAAGACATTATGGGAGATCTTAGTTTTTTAAATCTCACTATGTGCTGTTGTTGGTGTTACTTTTCTGAGTAATGCTGCTTATCTTTCATAGTTTAATTCACAGTTAGCTTTGCCATTGGATTTGCTGTGATAGCTTCAGTTTTCTTAGTTGATACTCAGCTGTCACCATCaaaggccaagatttttcaaaCGTGACTAGTGAGTTTGGATGCTGCATTTTTGAGGTATCTATCTTGAGGCACCTTCCAGGGGCTTAGTTATCTACAGGGTGGGTGTTTTACactttctgaaaagcaggcctCTTTAAAGTGTCAAGATGGGGTATGCCacaattgaggcacccaaaatccctATTCACTTTTCAGAAGCTTAGCCCAAGTGTATCTCTTGTGATATGCCATCCCATATGTAGAAAAGCGCACCCCAAATGGAGTTGTGATCTGTTTTAGACTTTTTAGGTAATGAGGTGGGAGAATGGGGGTGAGAATATGGATTCAGTTACTTCATTCACTGAAGTAAACACTTGATAAATAACCTTAAAGGTTAAGAATATTTAAGAGAAACTAATAGATTCACGCATAATTACGTTCAGTAATAACTCATCTTGGGCAGTTAAATCTCATATTGCTAACATTTAAGGTAGGTGATGCAGCCTCTGAAAGGTCAGGACCATCAATGGTAGGAAATAACTGAAGAGAAATCTaggaggtgacttgatcacagtcttaTAAATACCTGCACAGGGAAAGATAATCTAGCAGATAAGTGCATAATAATATTTAGTGTCTGaaagctgaagctaaacaaattcaacTGGAAATAAGGTCACATTTCAAATGAGCATCAAATGTTCATGAATAAAAGAGGGAATTATATATTTTGTGTTTACTTTGTCATATTGTCTAGGAGGAAGTGATGGTCCTGGAGAGAATCTTATTACAAACAATAAAGTTTGATTTACAAGTGGAACATCCATACCAGTTTCTTCTCAAGTATGCCAAACAACTCAAAGGTGAATATAAAGAGTTGCATTGCTGAATAATATTCAACAACTCTTAAATAGCGCACTTGGTttatacttctttaaaaacattgatCTACTGACCCACCATCTGAGAGAAATATTAACCACATTTCCGAGAAGGAAACTGGGACAGAAGTTGTGACTTCCAAGCCGACAGAGTGGGAACTAGTAGTAGTTAGGTGTTCTGGGCTTCCAGTCCTCAGCTCTTTAATGTCTTAAAAGAATGGTTTGTCACTTTTTTCTCAGTGTATGACTGTTGTGTATaaataaggctatgttttagtcacaggtatttttagtaaaagtcatggacagctcacgggcagtaaacaaaaattcacggcctgtgacttGTCAATTATACGAAAAATACCTATGACTAAAACTTGGATGAGGGGCCACGTGTGCTGGGGAGGTGGCCCGGGGGGGCGCAGTGGGGGCGGAGGGCTGTCaggggctccctacccagctccgcatccctgcagctcctaggtggtggAGGGGCACAAATGCCGGCtgccgcagctcccgttggccaggagctgcagccaatgggagctgcgggggtggggcctgCATGCAGTGCAGAGACCCCGGCCCCctgctgcctaggagctgcagggccatgccagtgggTTTCCTCTACCCCGAGATAAGTGCACCCATGCCCTCTCCCATACATCCAGACTGCTGCttgcccaggggctgcctgggtCAGGCAGCCCCTGAACCAGCACCAgttgctgcagaagtcatggaggtcatggaaagtcacagaatccatgagaGACTCGTAGCCTTATGTATAAATCATTTGAATCCAGTGGCTTACGGGTTTTCTTTTCCTGGCCTGATATAACTTGGAAACTTACTTGATGCTTTCCTGTCTAGGCCTACTAGCCCAGGTGAAAAGTTCTTTTCCTGCTACGTGTTCCCTCTCCAAACAATAACTATTTAACTTAAATTGCCTTAAAGTTCCCCCCAAAATCTGTCCCCTCACTTAAAAAATCACTGAATTTGTTCCCACTTACAAACCAATTCTGGGTCCCCCTACCATTTTTCAAAACTCAAAAAATTCAGTGCAAAAGGCAAATGTTTTAGGGGACTTTGAGCATATGAAAACATGAGGTTAGAATGTTAACAGGTTTGCACTCATAACACATCAGTTTCAGCTGATATACCTTAAAAGATTAGAATATTACACAGATACCATTTTTCTAAAGAAGTCTTTCCATTTATAATGGTTTATAAAACTAATTTTTCTGAGCTTTTTCGTTTAGTaaacttttttgtttgtctctttcaggtgataaaaacaaaattcaaaagcTGGTTCAAATGGCATGGACATTTGTAAAtgacaggtaaaaaaaaaaaaaaaaaagtttccagacATTTAAATATTTCAGCTAGTTACCACCACTTGGTTTATTCTGGACCCTGACCTCTTTCCCCAGTCATGCACATTTAGGCTATATCTCTTTGTGCACATTCCAAAGACAGTTCACGTTTGTCCATGAATCATGGGCCATACCCCTGCCCTCACTTCAGAGTTTTTGCCTGAAGGGATTCCTCTTATTCCAGGATAAAATTTAGATCAGGGACTTCAGGGGGAAGCCCAGATCAGGGAATATGGTCAGTTCTTCCTTCAAATCCATACAGTGAGGCCAGAAAGGGCATAGCTAAATTCCAGAGCCTCCAATACCTATAGGAAGAGAGGTGTGACCCCAATGTCTTGGCCTGGGAAGAGGTCAGTCCCAGAAATATAGTCTTTGTGCAACATATTTTATATTCTTTATAGTGCAGTGCAGTAAATAGTTCAGATATAAGCAGTGTTTATTTGTCTCATCAGACAAcacttgggggggaaaaaaaaccaagcGAAATATTTGATTTTATATTGTAACCAGCTGTAGCTCAACTGAATTTAACTAAGAAAGATGATTATGTAAAAAATAGCACCTTCTTAATAGATGTATTGAGTCATTTCTGCATACCTCAGAGGCTTAAATAAACTTAGTGTATTACACTTCCGTTAGCACTGTAGAACGAACACGTGAGGGAGAATGAGCAAGGTTATTTCTTGGTGCATCAACACCTCTGTGTAATTACTCTCAGATTTCTAACTAGAGTGCTTAACTTTAGACATCCAAAGAAAAGTGGTCTTGATTGTTCAAAAGCGCTAAGCACCTATGGTTCCCATTGATTTGAGTCAGACTTGTGGGTGCACAGCATCTCTGCAAATTGGTCGCTTTTACTCTGGTGCTTAATTTTAGGTGTGCAAGATTCGAATTTTAGGCCCAAATTCTAAGTCTTGAAAACCTGTACAACCCAAATGGAGATAATTGGTTTacatgggtggtggtggtgatgtaaATTGAAGAACAGTGCCTGGCACAGGTGTGACTACCATTTGGCTTGCATCATCTTTATTGCAGATGGTGATACATAGGAAGGAAAGAATctagcttgactttcagatcccaggttgaATATGCAGGATGGCAGTTGGGAAActtctttttttcttgtaaatTCAGAAAAATTGATAGTGTTATTGAGACAGCACTGTACTTGGAATTCAGAAAAATGCCCTTGGAAAAATTACTGGACTTGTGCAGCTTTGTTCCATACAGTCATCAATATGGATTTTAACTACAGCTACTTTGGTTAAGATTTTCACTTAGCCTTTAAGACCCTGCACTATGCTTAGTGCAGACTGAGTGGTGAGACTTCTCCCATGGGACCTTGTGAAAAACGATGCTATGCAACATCCATTAAAGGGTTTTAGAGCACAGGGTTAGGCATGCTATGTTAGCTGTAATATAAACATAGACCTAAGTGCCATGGATGTAGAAGCAACATTAAGAAAGGAAAGTCTAACCCAGTTTACTCCTTGGAAGTTTTTTAAACTACCTTTTGCATTTTTAGTTTTGAAACTACTAAATGACTCTCCTCTGTGGGTACACTCTAATACTTTGTGTACTTCAGTCTTCCATAAACTAATGAGTTTTTTAACCTAATTGCTATCCATACCTTGTGCTAAACAGAAGAACCCATAGTGAATTGGTCAATGAATGGTGTGAAATTTGTTGTAACTAGATCACTGAATGGCAGATTTTCAGACTTTTTGCTTGAAGAGCTTATATTCTAGAACTTAGCAATGAGTTGAGTGGTTACGGAAGAAAAGGAAAGCTGGCTCTAATATTTCTATGGGTTTTAAATTGCAAATCAAGCTGAGTATTTCATGATTAATCTTAACAATTGAGAAGTAGTGGTATAATCAACTTTACTGTAGCCTTCACTACTACATATGCTAATCAGGGGACAACTTTCTAGACCTCTTAGAACGGTATCTAAAACGTAAACTTATACATTGGAGTATTTGGTCTCGACATTCCCATGATTCATTGTTTATATTTAAGTGCATTTTATCCAAAATAATCCCCAAATGCATTACAAAATAAATGTAGAAATCCTTTCACCTACCACTGAAATAAAACCACTGAACAACTGTTTAGGACAGAACTTTAAGAATATCATATACAGCTGATGTTACAGGAGGAATCTTTTAGATAAGCGGAATGTAATCACCCAAACTGGAATCTGGTGCAGCTAAATTCCCTCATGCTTTTGTGAAAACTTTATCTCAGTATGTCAAACTCTTTTTCTAAATAAATTCCTCAGAAATCTGTTCATGTTGCTTTTTGTTGCTGCATGATAATGGTgctttggatgtttaaaaatcaaattacTGTTAAATCAAAGAACTATTAACAAAGATCTTAGTTTGGTAAATTAGATTGTGTGACAGGGGAATCCTAGATTTGTTAATCAAAAATTACCTGAATGAGATATTAAAACTTAACTGTCGTCTGCTTTGTCTCAACAGTACGTTGTAGGTGTCATGTATTCAGACTTGTCATGCAGCTATCTGGGTTATCTTAAAATGACTGTTGTTTGATATTCTAGTCTCTGTACTACGTTGTCACTGCAATGGGAACCTGAGATCATAGCTGTTGCAGTTATGTATCTGGCAGGCCGTTTGTGCAAGTTTGAAATTCAGGAGTGGACATCAAAGCCAATGTATAGAAGATGGTGGGAGCAGTTTGTTCAAGACGTACCTGTTGATGTTCTGGAAGGTACCAGAAATATTTTTGTCACATTTTAAACACttgcattcttttttttaatttgaggtctggactagggttgccaactttctgactgcagaataagtgctgtggttcccggccaatgggagccgcggagctggggcaggggcagtgctcGGAGCCTCCCTGTGCCTAGACTCCAcaggacatgccagccacttctgggagccacgcagagcaaGGGCAGTCAGAGAGTcttccttagccctgctgctctgCCAAATGGACTTTTAACCACTCGATCAGGAGCCACCAGGGTTCCTTTTCAACCGGGCGTTCaggtcaaaaactggatgcctggcaacacTAGTCTGGACAGGTTCTCCCTTAATCATCAACCTTACTTTTAGGGCAGGGTACTGAAGACCATCTGTTTACTCAAGCTTTTCAGAGGGGAGATGAGTGTCTCTTTTTATCAATGTTTAATTTATAATATTATAAACCTTGCCAGAAATTTcaattgtgtattttaaaaactgaattttttttattgtaaatgttGGAGCCAGATCAAAATTCTGGATTCAAATGCCTCTAAACTTAAGAAGTGTTCATATCCAGTGTTTCCACCATAACATTTTGCAAATACAAATGATACAGGTAGTAGCGGCCTATGAAGTGGAATAGTGTGGGGCTCACAGCCTGGAAATCCTGCACTGGATGACCAGGATTTCTACACACACTGATCTTCAAAACCCAGCAAGTGATCTGTCTATATAACAAGACGTAGTCTTCCATATTATAATTAGCgcttctgattttcagttttaatagACAGACATCGATAAAACAGCCCGATATAGAAAATGAAATCTGTGTTTAGTAAGTAAACAACAGAAATGGTTGcttgtatctaagggcttgtctacatggagcaggAATGTgttatttctaaagcacactaatgtgaTGCATTTTAATTGGTCCTTGTAGGCCCTTCTGATGCTCACTAAAAGTTCCTTATTGTGCTTTAatatagtgctgtttgaaacagtgctACATTGAAGTGCACTAGGGAGCATTACAAAGAGCTTACTCATTGTGTATATACTATTATATACATTATTCATTAAAGTATGTACAAAGAATTTCCTGAAAACCCTGGATTAGTGGACACCTACGTAAAACTCAAAAGTTGCTAAAaatacccctccccccagttaaATTTAATAAATCCTGAAAAACAGAAGCTCTGCAATAGAGCATTTTACCACGCCTATAGTAGTCCCCAGTCTGACCTGACACTACCACTTCATATTCATTGGGAGTTATAATTTTCTTGTGGAACTGCGTTCTTGCATTCCTCCCTTTCTGTGTGTGTAGTTCACATTTTTATCCTACATTGCTTGTATCCCATTCCAAAGGCTAGTGGCTTCTGGAAGTCAAATAACTTAACTAAGGAATCTTTTGAAGGTTTGGATGTTTCAGTATTTATTTAGGCCATGAATCCAAGACCTAATTGTTCTTGGCACTGGAAAGACAAAACATGAAGGACATTTTTCCAAAACAGCTGCTAAAACCTATCTCGAATCATACTTTTAACTTCCACAAAGAGCTAGATAGTTTAGTCTACAGGTGAATATAAAAAGTAGGCTTAGTACTCAACATGCAGAGTCATTACaactgtataataataataataatattagaagaaaaataagtttaaatATACCTTAAAGGAACAGAACAACTCACAGTTTCAACCCATTTTTGGCTAACTAGCATGTAGAGGCTCCAACCAAGATAGGGGTCCTGTTGTACTAGATTATGTATATAGCCATGGTAATACAATCCCTGCCTCAAAGttattacagtctaaatagacgaGAGTGAGAGGGGAggattatttccattttataaataaggaagctgagacccagagagattgtgatttgcccaagatctaTCGCAcagcaaatctgtggcagagttaAAACTGAATTCATTCTCATTCTGAATTCTCAAGAATTCCTTCCTTCAGTAGGGTGCCACTCCTTTCCCTTAATGTCCTCGCTGGTTGCTTTGGTTATACAGTCAGGTTTtcctatctttaaaaatatttcactctCCTTTGCTACTGTTTGAAAGACCCACACAGTCAGAGAAACTTGCTATAAAGGGAtgacagtgaaactgactacacaCAAAGTCCTGGcaaatgtacaaagtaaattGAAAAAAAGAACAGTGATACTTATCTTAGGTATTGTAATAGTAGGTAAAATATTTTCAGCAAGAAATGTTGTTTTGATGTCGGTGTCCCTTTAAAGGGTTTCAAGCTGATTATCAATATTGTTACGTTGTTTTAGGAATGTATAACCTTTTGGACTTTGGACTTTTTGTTAGATATCTGTCACCAGATCCTGGATCTGTACTCACAAGGGAAACAGCAAATGCCTCATCATACTCCACACCAACTGCAACAGCCACCATCCCTTCAGTCTACACCTCAGATGCCTCCAGTACTACAGTCGCAGCAATCTCAAAGTTCAGAGCAGTCACAGTCACAGCAGCAAAAAGAGTCCCAGCAGTCAGTgcaacagcaacagcagcaacaaacACAACAATCTAAGAAACCCTCTCCTCAGTCAAGTCCTCCAAGGCAGGCTAAACGTCCAGCGGTAAGTTTAACTGAACATAAGTGGTGAGCAGATTTCTATTTAGAGCAGGAACAGTTGTTTCCTTGGCTTAATCTAAATTATGGTTATGCTCTGAAAAGAGACTGTAAAGTATCACCTTATTAcatgctggatttttttcttgGTTTATTGAGTTTAGGCCTGCTTATTTTAGTACCAAAataagttgggtttttttaatgcctACCAGGACCACAGAGCCTGCACGTCTTGTGCATTGTCAACAGAATGGTTTACTGTGTTCCAATCAGTTATGCCAATGCCCACCAACTGAAGGCTGTAAGTTTGCCCAGGTGTTATAGATGAAATCACTTGATCTGTAGAACTTTTGTTATAAGTGACTATGTATGAGAAAAGAAGAACCCAAATTCACTTTCAGAAACTAGACTGAGTTTGCTGGATTGGccgtttacattttttttccaaaatgagcatattttatttaaaattggaGATTCAAGAAACGTGGAACCCCGATGTGTCATTTTTAGGCATTTTCAGAGTGGAACCACTTGATGGGATAGTCTGGTCCCTTAATGGTAGTGATACCTCAAGGTCAGCTTACCCTATCATATGGCATGGCCCTTTAAGATTTTGAAAGATCTGATGTATACAAGGACCTGGGAGATATTAGTAGAGAGGAAGTGGTACTAGGAATAAGTGGAAATAAGTGGACGGGAAATCCTGTCACTGTTTCCTTAAAGGCCTACACTGGGAGTCCTGCAGGGTGGGGACAAGGCTCCCCTCTCCTCTAACCAATTGGATGAGCATATATGCTACCTTCTCTCTCATAGCAGGGAAGACAGCAGTGGCAGAAGGCTTGCCTGCTGAACCCTTTGATGCTGGAAACTAATTTGAGAAAGGAGCCAGCTGAAGGAGAAGCTGTGTAAGGCTCTGCAGTTGACCTAAATTACAACCCAGCTCAGGATTGCTGTCTTAAAGGGAAAGAAACTGTTTAAATACAACCCAACTTCAAGGAAGGGCCTGGGTTGCTTCCTGAACAGGGGCAGTAAAAACCTACCAGGACTCTTCTGTGGACCTGGAGTGGGAGTGACTAAAGGAGTAAGTCACACTCTGTAGACAGAATTTATAAACTAGGACACCCcgcacacacactcacccccccccccccccccagtgaagCAGGTGTGTGCTTTGAACTACTCTGGATTGACCTCGACTTTACGACGTTCGAGTTAAGACAAACGGCACTTACTACACTTATGCATTGACACACTGATTCGACTTATGACTGTAGGTTTTGAGTTTGCAACACTTGGTCCCACAATAGAGTAGATTGCCGTTCCAAGTTACGACTTACGACACAATTGTAAGGAACCAATGATATCTTAAGTCTGAGGCCTGCCTGTAATTGAAAACCTGAGTAGGTGCCAAGAGTAATGCAGGGCCACAAGGGGGCATGCTTGAGGGCAGCACCCCATTACAAACCACTTAAGTTTTTTGCATATTTTCATCAtgctaatgtaaaaaaaattcatcTCACAGACACAGTTTTATGCATTCCATGTCTTGTGCTCTGTATCatctgttcttttaaaataagaaaacacCCTACACAATGGACAAAACCTCATAAGTATTCCAGCTGCACGCTTATCCAAAGTCATTCCAGGGTCAAGGACCTCTATTTGATATGCAGTTAACTAAATTATTGTCTCTATTGCATTTATGTTTCTGATAATTTATTCAAACAGCAGTGAAATAACAAGTGCGTTATTCACACTAGAGCCTCTGGTATCTGTTTTTTGGGGCTATTTAGGATGTTCCCACCCCTCTTTCTTATAAATTCTTAATGTCTTCTTGTGACGTATTACGGCTAATGCAGCTTTGATTTGGAGAGAACAGCAGGTAGCAGCTCTGGAGAAAAGCAACAGACAATACAGTGAAAGATTTGGGGCTGAGGAGGAGTGTGCCAAAGTCTAGATAGAGGTAGCAGCCAGAAAAAGTTAAGAATGCATAGGTCTGTGGAATCTTAGATTTTACATAGAAAGTCATTTACTGCTGAAACAAAGCCATGTCTGCAGTGGAACATGGCAGCACTGTTGTAACATTGCACATTGGCAGTACATGGTAGTTAAAGATGGAAAATAAAGAATTCCAAATTCAATTGAAACTTTAGGGGGAATTTTAGGTAGCCAGAATgtattcctcccccttcccccaaatagTCTGGGTATTTGTTTTAGGTCTTTCCTAAAAGGATGCATCTTCAGCAGCTTTAGGCTTCCAATCCCATGCTTAGGCATGAATTCATAAATTAACTCTGGAGGAACAAGGGTATAGCTACTGAATCAACAGCATGATTTCCTGCAGCACCTGGAGTTTTCTTCAGTCTCATATAAGTATTAAGCAGGCTTGATCTTGCTTAGTTGGAAATCTGATGAGAACGGTATCTGAGCCCACCTAGCAGAAGCCTAGAGTGTAAACGGATGCAGAAGGGAGACTAATAAACCCAGATAATTTGTagagcaagattttaaaaaagcct comes from Lepidochelys kempii isolate rLepKem1 chromosome 6, rLepKem1.hap2, whole genome shotgun sequence and encodes:
- the CCNK gene encoding cyclin-K isoform X3, coding for MFHSFKQFPRYVTGACCLFLAGKVEETPKKCKDIIKTARSLLNDVQFGQFGDDPKEEVMVLERILLQTIKFDLQVEHPYQFLLKYAKQLKGDKNKIQKLVQMAWTFVNDSLCTTLSLQWEPEIIAVAVMYLAGRLCKFEIQEWTSKPMYRRWWEQFVQDVPVDVLEDICHQILDLYSQGKQQMPHHTPHQLQQPPSLQSTPQMPPVLQSQQSQSSEQSQSQQQKESQQSVQQQQQQQTQQSKKPSPQSSPPRQAKRPAAVSPKEETKASGASKFVFSEPPPSKIPKIETSHPPIPPVHPPPDRKLPLTTAASMGEAEQSTTVDSVDIPKVQIPPPAHPAPVHQPPPMPHRPPPPPPSSYITGMSTTNSYMSGEGYQSLQSMMKTEGPTYGALPPAYGPPTHLPYHPHVYPPNPPPPVPPPPPTSFPPPNIPPPTPGYPPPPTYNPNFPPPRLPPTHPPPGLGMPPANYPPPTVPPGGQPPVPPPIPPPVMPPVAGLGRATWMR